From Mastacembelus armatus chromosome 13, fMasArm1.2, whole genome shotgun sequence, one genomic window encodes:
- the LOC113125209 gene encoding high affinity cationic amino acid transporter 1-like, whose amino-acid sequence MILATLKGLGKQLLRVKVVDSNTEDTHLSRCLNTFDLVALGVGSTLGAGVYVLAGAVARDSSGPAIVLSFLIAALASVLAGLCYAEFGARVPKTGSAYLYSYVTVGELWAFITGWNLILSYVIGNSSVARAWSATFDELSGKHIEEFCRRYMSINAPGVLAEYPDIFAVFIIITLTGLLAFGVKESALVNKIFTCINVLVLLFVIISGMVKGNLKNWRLNPEEILDAISNSSLNMSHSIPSKESLGEGGFIPFGVSGVLSGAATCFYAFVGFDCIATTGEEVKNPQRAIPIGIVASLLICFVAYFSVSAALTVMMPYYMLDMNSPLPVAFKYVGWEGATYAVAIGSLCALSTSLLGSMFPLPRIIFAMARDGLLFSFLAHVSKRKTPIIATLMAGILSAVMAFLFDLKDLVDLMSIGTLLAYTLVAACVLVLRYQPEQPSVAYEMANTLDDTEVAESSSEGNTDILPQPEDRFTFKNLLFPSNTEPSPLSGFAVNICTSVLGVLVCVFSVVAVHGGLATWSVSVLCVILVVCLILTFVVRRQPESKVKLAFKVPLLPYVPLISMFINVYLMMQLDKGTWIRFAIWMVLGFIIYFSYGIRNSAEALLNRPDTYAPICTIKGEPMATEKEAFLLNTPGVTREDEEDS is encoded by the exons ATGATTCTGGCAACACTAAAAGGCCTTGGGAAGCAGCTCCTGCGGGTGAAGGTTGTGGACAGTAACACAGAGGACACTCACTTGTCTCGATGCCTCAACACTTTTGACCTGGTGGCCCTGGGCGTCGGCAGTACGCTGGGTGCTGGTGTCTACGTGCTTGCAGGTGCTGTAGCACGAGACAGTTCTGGTCCTGCCATTGTCCTCTCGTTCCTCATTGCTGCCCTGGCCTCTGTCCTGGCTGGTCTGTGTTATGCTGAGTTCGGAGCCCGTGTCCCCAAAACTGGTTCAGCTTACCTTTATAGTTACGTGACAGTTGGAGAACTATGGGCTTTTATCACAGGCTGGAACCTCATCCTCTCCTATGTTATTG GTAATTCAAGTGTGGCTAGAGCATGGAGTGCAACATTTGATGAGCTTTCTGGAAAGCATATTGAGGAATTCTGCAGGCGTTACATGAGTATAAATGCCCCAGGTGTCCTGGCAGAATATCCAGACATATTTGCTGTCTTCATCATAATCACTCTGACAG GGCTGCTTGCATTTGGAGTGAAGGAGTCAGCCTtggtaaataaaatattcaccTGCATTAATGTtctggtgctgctgtttgtgatcATCTCTGGCATGGTCAAAGGAAACCTCAAAAACTGGCGCTTGAACCCTGAAGAAATCCTTGATGCCATCAGCAACTCTAGCCTTAA TATGTCTCATTCTATACCATCAAAAGAAAGTCTTGGTGAAGGTGGCTTCATTCCCTTTGGTGTCTCTGGAGTTCTCTCCGGTGCTGCCACCTGTTTTTATGCCTTTGTAGGATTTGACTGCATTGCTACTACAG GAGAAGAAGTTAAGAATCCTCAGAGGGCTATTCCTATCGGGATTGTGGCCTCACTCCTTATCTGTTTTGTGGCATACTTCAGTGTGTCCGCAGCCCTCACTGTGATGATGCCTTACTACATGCTGGACATGAACAGCCCCCTGCCAGTGGCGTTTAAGTATGTGGGCTGGGAGGGAGCTACTTATGCAGTGGCCATTGGCTCTTTATGTGCCTTATCAACCAG TCTTCTTGGGTCCATGTTTCCACTACCACGCATTATCTTTGCTATGGCTCGTGATGGTCTGCTCTTCTCATTTCTGGCACATGTCAGCAAGAGGAAGACGCCCATCATTGCCACCTTGATGGCAGGGATCTTGTCTG CTGTGATGGCTTTCCTGTTTGACTTGAAGGACCTGGTTGACCTCATGTCCATTGGCACTTTGTTGGCCTATACACTGGTGGCTGCCTGCGTGCTGGTACTCAG gtACCAGCCTGAACAACCCAGTGTGGCCTATGAGATGGCTAACACTCTGGATGACACTGAAGTTGCTGAGTCTTCTAGTGAGGGGAATACAGACATACTGCCACAGCCAGAGGATCGCTTCACCTTCAAGAATCTCCTCTTTCCTTCAAACACAGAGCCGTCCCCTCTGTCTGGGTTTGCTGTCAACATTTGCACCAGTGTGCTTG gtgttttggtgtgtgtctTCAGTGTCGTAGCTGTTCATGGAGGACTGGCAACCTGGTCAGTGTCTGTCCTCTGTGTTATCCTGGTCGTTTGTCTGATTCTTACCTTCGTTGTGCGCAGACAGCCTGAGAGCAAGGTCAAGCTTGCCTTCAAG GTTCCTCTGCTGCCCTATGTCCCACTCATTAGCATGTTCATCAACGTGTACCTGATGATGCAGCTTGACAAAGGAACGTGGATCCGCTTTGCCATCTGGATGGTCTTAG GTTTCATTATCTACTTCAGCTATGGCATTCGCAACAGTGCAGAGGCGCTGTTGAATAGGCCTGACACCTACGCTCCAATCTGCACAATAAAAGGAGAGCCCATGGCCACAGAGAAGGAAGCCTTTCTACTCAACACACCGGGTGTCACCAGAGAAGATGAGGAAGATTCTTGA
- the stoml3a gene encoding stomatin (EPB72)-like 3a isoform X1: MISTTSSTTEMVTQGKLQINSVDYVEDKTTGRLGCFGWLLVILSLLLITVTFPITIFMCLKIVNEYERAVIFRLGRITDRKPKGPGLFFIVPCTDDFVKVDLRTVSFDIPPQEFLTRDSVTVSVDGVVYFRIYCPISSVANVSNAHLSTRLLAQTTLRNVLGTKNLSELLSDREGISLSMQEALDEATHAWGMKVERVEIKDVKLPIQLQRAMAAEAEASREARAKIIAAEGEMKASRALKEASLVISESPSALQLRYLQTLNTIAAEKNSTIIFPLPIDILQNFMQQK, encoded by the exons ATGATCTCAACAACATCCAGCACAACCGAGATGGTTACGCAAGGTAAACTTCAGATCAACAGTGTGGACTATGTAGAAG ATAAAACCACAGGGAGACTGGGATGTTTCGGTTGGCTGCTGGTCATTTTATCCCTCCTCTTGATAACAGTAACTTTCCCGATCACAATCTTTATGTGTCTTAAG ATAGTAAATGAGTACGAGCGAGCTGTCATTTTTAGACTTGGCCGGATCACAGACAGGAAGCCTAAAGGTCCAG GGCTTTTCTTTATTGTACCCTGCACTGATGATTTTGTTAAAGTCGATCTGAGAACTGTGTCCTTTGACATCCCTCCACAAGAG TTCCTAACCAGAGACTCAGTGACAGTGTCTGTGGATGGCGTGGTGTACTTCCGCATATACTGTCCGATCTCATCTGTGGCCAATGTGTCAAATGCACATTTGTCTACACGCCTGCTGGCTCAAACTACCCTGAGGAATGTACTTGGTACCAAAAACCTTTCAGAACTGTTGTCTGACAGAGAGGGCATATCACTCAGTATGCAG GAAGCTCTGGATGAAGCCACCCATGCATGGGGTATGAAGGTGGAGCGTGTGGAGATCAAGGATGTGAAGTTGCCCATTCAGCTACAGAGAGCCATGGCAGCAGAGGCAGAGGCCAGTCGGGAGGCTAGGGCTAAG atcatTGCTGCAGAAGGCGAGATGAAGGCCTCCAGGGCCCTGAAAGAAGCATCTCTAGTGATCTCTGAGTCCCCCTCTGCTCTCCAGCTGCGATACCTGCAGACTCTCAACACCATTGCAGCAGAGAAGAACTCAACCATCATCTTTCCTCTGCCCATTGATATACTGCAAAATTTCATGCAGCAGAAATGA
- the stoml3a gene encoding stomatin (EPB72)-like 3a isoform X2 has product MISTTSSTTEMVTQGKLQINSVDYVEDKTTGRLGCFGWLLVILSLLLITIVNEYERAVIFRLGRITDRKPKGPGLFFIVPCTDDFVKVDLRTVSFDIPPQEFLTRDSVTVSVDGVVYFRIYCPISSVANVSNAHLSTRLLAQTTLRNVLGTKNLSELLSDREGISLSMQEALDEATHAWGMKVERVEIKDVKLPIQLQRAMAAEAEASREARAKIIAAEGEMKASRALKEASLVISESPSALQLRYLQTLNTIAAEKNSTIIFPLPIDILQNFMQQK; this is encoded by the exons ATGATCTCAACAACATCCAGCACAACCGAGATGGTTACGCAAGGTAAACTTCAGATCAACAGTGTGGACTATGTAGAAG ATAAAACCACAGGGAGACTGGGATGTTTCGGTTGGCTGCTGGTCATTTTATCCCTCCTCTTGATAACA ATAGTAAATGAGTACGAGCGAGCTGTCATTTTTAGACTTGGCCGGATCACAGACAGGAAGCCTAAAGGTCCAG GGCTTTTCTTTATTGTACCCTGCACTGATGATTTTGTTAAAGTCGATCTGAGAACTGTGTCCTTTGACATCCCTCCACAAGAG TTCCTAACCAGAGACTCAGTGACAGTGTCTGTGGATGGCGTGGTGTACTTCCGCATATACTGTCCGATCTCATCTGTGGCCAATGTGTCAAATGCACATTTGTCTACACGCCTGCTGGCTCAAACTACCCTGAGGAATGTACTTGGTACCAAAAACCTTTCAGAACTGTTGTCTGACAGAGAGGGCATATCACTCAGTATGCAG GAAGCTCTGGATGAAGCCACCCATGCATGGGGTATGAAGGTGGAGCGTGTGGAGATCAAGGATGTGAAGTTGCCCATTCAGCTACAGAGAGCCATGGCAGCAGAGGCAGAGGCCAGTCGGGAGGCTAGGGCTAAG atcatTGCTGCAGAAGGCGAGATGAAGGCCTCCAGGGCCCTGAAAGAAGCATCTCTAGTGATCTCTGAGTCCCCCTCTGCTCTCCAGCTGCGATACCTGCAGACTCTCAACACCATTGCAGCAGAGAAGAACTCAACCATCATCTTTCCTCTGCCCATTGATATACTGCAAAATTTCATGCAGCAGAAATGA